GCCGCGCATCAGGAAGCTGACCGCACGCCGGGTATCCATCATGTTGCGGCGGATGCGGCCGTTCAAGTCTTCCTCGTGGGCGATCGCATTCAGCGCCGCGGCCGCGTCCTGGTCGGTGAATTCCTTCTGCAGCACGCGCTGGCTGACGTCTTCCAGGCTCTCGTAGATGCCCTCGAGCGCGTCCGCCGAGTACTCGGCGTCGGTCGCGTACAGGTCGAGCAGCACGTCCATGTAGTCCTCGATCGAACCGGGACGCGAGCGGGCGCGCAGGCGCACCAGGCGGAACACCGGCAGGTCGTCGTTGTGGACCGAGAACAGGATCTTTTTCGCCAGGATGAAGGCCACGGTGACGATGCGCGACGGGCCTTCTTCCTCTTCGAGCAGGAAATCGGTGCGCAGGTGCAGGTCGCCGTTTTCCGCCTCGTAGTAGCGGGCCGAAGCCTCGATATCCGACACCTCGTCCTCACCCGGCAGGATGACGTCGTACATGGCCTTGACGACGGCGCGCTCTTCGTCGGTCGGATCGGTCAGGTCGACCCACACGGGCGAAACCTTCTCCAGATCGGCGCGCGAAGCGATGGGCACCTGGTTCAATCGGCCATTTTGTAGGACAAATACATTGATCATGCGCTGCTTTCTCGGCCGGATTCGGAAACAGCGCAAGTGTATACGTAAGCCCTGAGGCCGGCCACCCCGCAAGAAAGTTTTTTGCTGACTTAACAAGCATCAAACCGGGGTCAGACTCCGGTTTTTGGAAATGTTCTGACGGCTCTTTCCAAAATCGGGAGTCTGACCCCGGTTTGACGCAGATTAAGGGAGATCGGCGGCGTTCATGCGGCGCTGGATGACGCCGGTGCGGCGCGACAGGTAGTTGGTCTGGCGGTGGGCGTCGTAGTAGCGCGGGTTCGGCAGCATCACCGCCAGGCGCGCGGCCTGGGCCGGGTCGAGCCGGGCCGCCGTGCTGCGGTAGTAGTGGCGTGCGGCCGCCTCGGCGCCGAACACGCCGCGGCCGAATTCGACCACGTTCAGGTAGATTTCGAGGATGCGCTGCTTGCTCATCACCGTCTCGAGCATATAGGCAATGACCAGTTCCTGGCCCTTGCGCAGGTAGTTGCGCGAACCGGACAGGAACAGGTTCTTGGCCAGTTGCTGCGTGATGGTGGAGCCGCCGCCGATCACCTTGTGGCGCTTGTTGTTGCGCTCGTAGGCTTTTTCCAGCGCTTCCCAGTCGACGCCGTCATGTTCGGTGAAATTCGCGTCTTCGGAGGCGATCACCGCGCGCTTCAGGTTGTCCGAGATGCGCTCGTAAGGCACCCAGACCTGTTCCAGCTTCGCGTTCGGATTCTTTTCGCGCAGGCTCGAGAGCTGCGCGCGCATCATGCTCGTCGACGAGGGATTGAACTGGGTCCACCAGCAGATCATCGCGAAAAAATACAGCTGCACCAGCAGCACGGCCAGCAGCGGCCCCAGGACGATCCACTTCAGCCAGCGCCGGCGCCCCCTGGCACCGGCCTTGCCGGCAGTCTTGCCACCGGCGGCCGCCATGCCCGCCTTGAGCGCTTTCATCATAGTGTCGACCGCATCCGTTCCAAAAGAGTGGCGGTCTGCGGACGCACCCCGCGCCAGATGGCGAAGGCTTCGGCGGCCTGCTCGACCAGCATGCCGAGGCCGTCGCGCACCGCGGCGCCATGGCTGGCGGCGAACTGCATGAACGGGCTCGGCGTTTTCCCGTACATCATATCCAAAGCCAGCGTGCCCTGGCAAAACGCTATCGCCGGCACCGGCGGCATCGCGCTCGACAGGCTGGCGGAGGTCGCGTTGATCACCACGTCGAAGGGCGCGTCGATGTCCTCGAACCCGCAAGCGGATACCTGCCCCGGCTGGTCGACCTGGCCGGCGAAGTGCGCGACCAGGGCGTCGGCGGTGGCGCGCGTGCGGTTGGCGATCACGATCGCCGCGGGGCCGTGCTGCAGGATCGGCAGCACCACGCCGCGCGCCGCGCCGCCCGCGCCCAGCAGCAGCACGCGCTTGCCTGTCAGCGGCACGCCGGCGTTGCGGACGATGTCGGCCACCAGGCCCGGACCGTCGGTGTTGTCGCCGATGATCTCGCCGCCTTCGAAGCGCAGGGTGTTGACGGCGCCGGCCAGGCGCGCGCGTTCTTCCAGCCGGGTGGCGAGGGCGGCGGCTTCCAGCTTGAAGGGCACGGTGACGTTGGCGCCGCGGTAGCCGCCTTCGATCAGCCCCCGCACGGTGTCAGGGAAGCCGTCCAGCGGCGCCAGGCAGCCTTCGTAGACGATGTCCTGGCCGGTCTGCAGCGCGAAGGCCGCGTGGATGTCGGGGGATTTGCTGTGGGCGATCGGGTTGCCGATCACGCAATATTTGTCGCTCATTCTTCTCCGCCTTCTCAGGCGCCTTTTTCTTCACGCAGTTCTGCCTGCAGCTTGCCTTCCCGGGTAAAGGTGAAGGTCGTGATCACGATCCAGAGATCTTCCTTGTCGGTGGAGCGCATATTTGCCGGGAATTTGCCGAACGGCGCCGCCC
This window of the Massilia sp. WG5 genome carries:
- the corA gene encoding magnesium/cobalt transporter CorA; its protein translation is MINVFVLQNGRLNQVPIASRADLEKVSPVWVDLTDPTDEERAVVKAMYDVILPGEDEVSDIEASARYYEAENGDLHLRTDFLLEEEEGPSRIVTVAFILAKKILFSVHNDDLPVFRLVRLRARSRPGSIEDYMDVLLDLYATDAEYSADALEGIYESLEDVSQRVLQKEFTDQDAAAALNAIAHEEDLNGRIRRNMMDTRRAVSFLMRGRLLNAEQFEEARQILRDIESLDGHTSFLFDKINFLMDATVGFININQNKIIKIFSVASVAFLPPTLIASIYGMNFKFLPELEWQFGYGWSLGLMLISAIAPFLYFRHRGWLK
- the mtgA gene encoding monofunctional biosynthetic peptidoglycan transglycosylase, whose amino-acid sequence is MAAAGGKTAGKAGARGRRRWLKWIVLGPLLAVLLVQLYFFAMICWWTQFNPSSTSMMRAQLSSLREKNPNAKLEQVWVPYERISDNLKRAVIASEDANFTEHDGVDWEALEKAYERNNKRHKVIGGGSTITQQLAKNLFLSGSRNYLRKGQELVIAYMLETVMSKQRILEIYLNVVEFGRGVFGAEAAARHYYRSTAARLDPAQAARLAVMLPNPRYYDAHRQTNYLSRRTGVIQRRMNAADLP
- the aroE gene encoding shikimate dehydrogenase is translated as MSDKYCVIGNPIAHSKSPDIHAAFALQTGQDIVYEGCLAPLDGFPDTVRGLIEGGYRGANVTVPFKLEAAALATRLEERARLAGAVNTLRFEGGEIIGDNTDGPGLVADIVRNAGVPLTGKRVLLLGAGGAARGVVLPILQHGPAAIVIANRTRATADALVAHFAGQVDQPGQVSACGFEDIDAPFDVVINATSASLSSAMPPVPAIAFCQGTLALDMMYGKTPSPFMQFAASHGAAVRDGLGMLVEQAAEAFAIWRGVRPQTATLLERMRSTL